In the Mycolicibacter sp. MU0102 genome, one interval contains:
- a CDS encoding AAA family ATPase encodes MTHTPAENPAAAAARDALLALRSEVAKVVVGQDAVVSGLVIALLCRGHVLLEGVPGVAKTLLVRTLSAALRLDFKRVQFTPDLMPGDITGSLVYDTHTAEFVFRPGPVFTNLLLADEINRTPPKTQAALLEAMEEGQVSVDGAAKPLPDPFIVAATANPIEYEGTYRLPEAQLDRFLLKLTVPLPVREAEIDILARHARGFDPHDLSAVAQVAGAQDLAAGRAAVRQVLVADQVLGYIVDVVAATRHSPALQLGVSPRGATALLATSRSWAWLSGRNYVTPDDVKAMARSTLRHRVMLRPEAELEGATADGVLDAILASVPVPRW; translated from the coding sequence GTGACTCACACTCCCGCAGAGAATCCGGCTGCTGCCGCAGCCCGCGACGCATTGCTGGCGCTGCGCAGCGAAGTCGCCAAGGTAGTGGTCGGCCAGGACGCTGTAGTCAGCGGCCTGGTGATCGCGTTGTTGTGTCGTGGCCACGTGCTGCTCGAAGGCGTTCCGGGCGTGGCGAAAACACTGCTGGTCCGAACCCTGAGCGCCGCGTTGCGGTTGGACTTCAAACGGGTCCAGTTCACGCCGGACCTGATGCCCGGAGACATCACCGGTTCGCTGGTCTACGACACCCACACCGCGGAGTTCGTGTTCCGGCCCGGGCCGGTTTTCACCAACCTGCTGCTGGCCGACGAGATCAACCGGACCCCGCCCAAGACCCAGGCGGCGCTGCTGGAGGCGATGGAGGAAGGTCAGGTCAGCGTCGACGGCGCGGCCAAACCGCTGCCCGACCCGTTCATCGTCGCCGCCACCGCCAACCCCATCGAGTACGAAGGCACCTACCGGCTGCCGGAGGCCCAGCTCGATCGCTTCCTGCTCAAGCTGACTGTGCCGCTGCCGGTTCGCGAAGCCGAAATCGACATCTTGGCTCGGCATGCACGGGGCTTCGATCCGCACGACCTGTCCGCGGTGGCCCAGGTGGCCGGCGCGCAGGATCTGGCGGCCGGGCGCGCCGCCGTGCGCCAGGTGCTGGTGGCCGACCAGGTGCTGGGTTACATCGTCGACGTGGTCGCGGCGACGCGGCACTCGCCCGCCTTACAGCTGGGTGTCTCGCCGCGCGGTGCGACCGCGTTGCTGGCCACGTCGCGGTCGTGGGCGTGGCTGTCCGGGCGCAACTACGTGACGCCCGACGACGTCAAGGCGATGGCCCGCTCCACACTGCGGCACCGGGTGATGTTGCGCCCGGAGGCCGAACTCGAAGGCGCCACCGCCGACGGCGTTCTCGATGCCATCCTGGCCTCGGTTCCGGTGCCGCGCTGGTGA
- a CDS encoding DUF58 domain-containing protein, which yields MILTGRAALIALLCAVPITLAPWPAAAFAVLLAGLTAAVLLDVALTTDPATLHIDRSMDNAVRLGQTITTTLWIVNGGRPFRGQIRDAWSPSACAAPRSQPLQLAAGQLSRIITELRPIRRGDQQSDRVTVRSIGPLGLAGRQRSRQVPGQMRVLPPFLSRRHLPARLARLREVDGNLPVLVRGQGSEFDSLREYVAGDDVRSIDWRATARRSEVVVRTWRPERDRRVVIVLDTGRTAAGRIGVDPTARDPAGWPRLDWSMDAALLLAALALRAGDHVDLLAHDQVTRAGIFGASRTRLFAQLVDAMAPLQPALVESDAAAMLATLSRRARRGNLVVLLTDLNPSALQEGLLPVLPNLTAAHQVILAAVADPRVERLAHGRGDAAAVYDAGAAERARNDRRAMAARLRRSGVQVIDAPPEDLAPALADAYLAMKAAGRL from the coding sequence GTGATTCTGACCGGTCGTGCCGCGCTGATCGCACTGCTTTGCGCCGTGCCGATCACGCTGGCCCCCTGGCCGGCGGCCGCATTCGCGGTGCTGCTGGCCGGGCTCACGGCGGCAGTCCTGCTCGACGTCGCGTTGACGACAGATCCCGCCACGCTGCACATCGACCGGTCCATGGACAACGCGGTGCGACTCGGCCAGACGATCACGACCACCCTATGGATCGTCAACGGCGGCCGCCCATTCCGCGGGCAGATCCGTGACGCCTGGTCGCCCAGCGCCTGCGCCGCACCGCGCTCCCAACCGCTGCAGCTCGCGGCCGGCCAGCTATCCCGAATAATCACCGAGCTACGGCCGATCCGCCGCGGCGACCAGCAGTCCGACCGGGTCACGGTCCGCTCGATCGGGCCGCTGGGACTGGCCGGGCGCCAGCGGTCTCGGCAGGTGCCCGGGCAGATGCGGGTGCTTCCGCCGTTCCTGTCCCGCCGGCATCTGCCGGCACGGCTGGCCCGGCTGCGGGAGGTGGACGGGAATCTTCCGGTGCTGGTTCGCGGCCAGGGCAGTGAGTTCGACTCGCTGCGCGAATACGTCGCCGGTGACGACGTGCGCTCGATCGACTGGCGGGCCACCGCACGGCGCTCCGAGGTGGTGGTCCGCACCTGGCGGCCCGAGCGTGACCGGCGGGTCGTCATCGTGCTCGACACCGGCCGCACGGCGGCCGGCCGGATCGGGGTCGATCCGACCGCACGCGATCCCGCGGGCTGGCCGCGGCTGGATTGGTCGATGGATGCCGCACTGTTACTGGCGGCGTTGGCATTACGCGCCGGCGATCACGTCGATCTGCTCGCCCATGACCAAGTGACTCGGGCCGGGATATTCGGGGCATCGAGGACTCGACTGTTCGCTCAATTGGTCGACGCGATGGCGCCACTGCAGCCGGCGCTGGTCGAATCCGATGCCGCGGCGATGCTGGCCACCTTGTCCCGACGGGCGCGCCGAGGCAATCTCGTTGTGCTGTTGACCGATCTCAACCCCTCCGCCCTGCAAGAGGGCCTGCTGCCGGTGTTGCCGAATCTGACGGCGGCCCACCAGGTGATCCTCGCGGCGGTCGCCGATCCGCGAGTGGAGCGGCTGGCTCACGGACGCGGCGACGCGGCCGCGGTCTATGACGCCGGCGCCGCGGAGCGGGCCCGCAATGACCGCCGCGCGATGGCGGCCCGACTGCGTCGCAGCGGCGTGCAGGTCATCGACGCCCCGCCCGAGGATCTGGCGCCAGCACTGGCCGATGCCTATCTGGCGATGAAGGCGGCCGGCCGGTTGTGA
- a CDS encoding stage II sporulation protein M produces MDVDAFVLTHRPTWDRLETLVKKRRRLTGAEVDELVDLYQRVSTHLSVVRSSSSDAALIGRLSALVARARAAVTGAHAPLASEFVRFVTVSFPVVAYRAWRWWLGTAVLFLAVSAVIACWVAGNPDVQAVIGTPAEIDRLVNHDFAAYYSDHPAGSFALQVWVNNAWVAARAIAFSVLLGLPIPALLFSNAANLGLGLGLMFHAGRGGFMLGLLAPHGLLELTAVFLAGAVGMRLGWTVIAPGDRPRAQALAEQGRAVVAVAVGLVVVFAVAGLLEAVVTPSPLPTWLRIGIGAAVEAAFLAYVVYFGRKAVAAGETGDIADAPDVVPTG; encoded by the coding sequence GTGGATGTCGATGCCTTCGTGCTGACCCATCGACCGACCTGGGACCGGCTGGAGACACTGGTCAAGAAACGGCGGCGGCTCACCGGCGCAGAGGTCGACGAGCTCGTCGACCTCTATCAGCGTGTGTCCACTCATCTTTCGGTGGTGCGCTCGTCGTCTTCGGACGCAGCGCTGATCGGCCGACTTTCCGCCCTGGTGGCGCGGGCGCGTGCCGCCGTCACCGGTGCCCATGCGCCATTGGCCTCGGAATTCGTCCGGTTCGTGACGGTGTCGTTTCCGGTGGTTGCCTACCGCGCCTGGCGGTGGTGGCTGGGCACCGCCGTGCTGTTTCTGGCGGTGTCGGCGGTCATCGCCTGCTGGGTGGCCGGCAACCCCGACGTGCAGGCGGTGATCGGCACCCCCGCGGAGATCGATCGATTGGTCAACCACGACTTCGCCGCCTACTACAGCGATCACCCGGCCGGGTCCTTCGCGCTGCAGGTCTGGGTGAACAACGCCTGGGTGGCCGCTCGCGCCATTGCCTTCTCAGTCCTGCTGGGCTTGCCGATTCCGGCGCTGTTGTTCTCCAACGCCGCCAACCTCGGCTTGGGACTCGGGTTGATGTTCCACGCCGGCCGGGGCGGCTTCATGCTGGGACTGCTTGCCCCGCACGGGCTGCTGGAGCTGACGGCGGTGTTCTTGGCCGGGGCGGTGGGCATGCGCCTGGGCTGGACGGTGATCGCCCCGGGCGATCGGCCCCGCGCACAGGCGCTCGCCGAACAGGGCCGCGCCGTCGTCGCGGTCGCCGTGGGGTTGGTCGTGGTGTTCGCCGTGGCCGGGCTGCTCGAGGCGGTGGTGACCCCGTCGCCGTTGCCGACGTGGCTGCGGATCGGCATCGGGGCCGCAGTGGAGGCGGCATTTTTGGCCTACGTGGTGTACTTCGGGCGCAAAGCGGTGGCCGCCGGCGAAACCGGTGACATCGCCGATGCCCCCGACGTCGTGCCCACCGGCTAG
- a CDS encoding RDD family protein, which produces MANRSPELVTGDAVVLDIAIAQLPVRAVSALIDIAVVIVGYLCAIVLWATTLGRFDDALTTAIMIIFAVLLLVGYPVIMETVTRGRSLGKMAMGLRVVSDDGGPERFRQALFRALASVVEIWGLTGSPAVICSLLSPRGKRLGDIFAGTVVISERAPVSTPPPMMPPGLAWWASTLQLSGLRAESAELARQFLGRAGQLDPHTRQMMAYRISGDVLAHISPPPPPDAPPELVLAAVLAERHQRELARFQVMPPGPYFPPPPAPWPPPNTGGFFPPS; this is translated from the coding sequence ATGGCGAACCGCAGCCCCGAGCTGGTGACCGGCGACGCCGTCGTCCTCGACATCGCGATCGCGCAGCTGCCGGTGCGCGCGGTGAGCGCGCTGATCGACATCGCCGTCGTGATCGTGGGATACCTGTGCGCGATCGTGCTGTGGGCCACCACCCTCGGCCGGTTCGATGACGCGTTGACCACCGCCATCATGATCATCTTCGCCGTGCTGCTCTTGGTCGGTTACCCGGTCATCATGGAGACCGTCACCCGGGGCCGCTCGCTGGGCAAGATGGCGATGGGATTGCGGGTGGTCTCCGACGACGGGGGCCCGGAACGCTTCCGGCAGGCACTCTTTCGGGCGCTGGCCTCAGTTGTCGAGATCTGGGGATTGACCGGCAGCCCGGCGGTGATCTGCAGCCTGCTGTCACCGCGCGGCAAACGCCTGGGCGACATCTTCGCCGGCACGGTGGTGATCAGTGAACGCGCGCCGGTTTCGACGCCGCCGCCCATGATGCCGCCCGGGCTGGCCTGGTGGGCCTCGACGTTGCAGTTGTCGGGCCTGCGGGCCGAATCCGCCGAACTGGCAAGGCAGTTCCTGGGCCGGGCCGGACAGCTTGACCCGCATACCCGGCAGATGATGGCCTACCGGATCTCCGGTGATGTACTCGCGCACATCTCGCCGCCACCGCCTCCGGATGCCCCGCCCGAACTGGTGCTGGCCGCCGTGCTGGCCGAACGGCATCAGCGCGAGCTGGCGCGGTTTCAGGTCATGCCGCCCGGGCCGTATTTCCCGCCGCCTCCTGCGCCGTGGCCGCCACCGAATACCGGTGGATTCTTCCCCCCGAGCTAG
- a CDS encoding PadR family transcriptional regulator, whose protein sequence is MNSPFGPPGGPFPEDAEHHVGFGFGPATPHQRRAAHIARRQARREFRRQLRDHAAEHCAPLGFGPGHEAAGPGFGPDFRHGFGPGFGPGFGPGGPGFGFGFGPGGHRGHRRGNRGRRGDVRLAILALLAEGPMHGYEIIQQIAERSQQLWRPSPGSVYPTLQMLVDEGLITGTETDGKKRLFELTEEGRGVAGTIETPPWEQIADGADPGQLNLRTATGQLFGAVAQAGQAATPEQQQRIVDIINGARKEIYGILGETD, encoded by the coding sequence ATGAACAGCCCCTTTGGTCCGCCCGGCGGACCCTTCCCAGAAGACGCCGAACACCACGTCGGTTTCGGTTTCGGCCCGGCGACGCCACATCAGCGCCGCGCGGCACACATCGCGCGCCGGCAGGCCCGGCGTGAATTTCGCAGGCAGTTGCGCGACCACGCCGCCGAACATTGCGCACCCTTAGGCTTCGGCCCCGGCCACGAGGCCGCCGGCCCCGGATTCGGCCCGGATTTCCGGCACGGATTCGGCCCGGGGTTCGGCCCTGGTTTCGGACCCGGCGGTCCCGGCTTCGGCTTCGGCTTCGGCCCCGGCGGGCACCGTGGACACCGGCGCGGCAATCGCGGACGGCGCGGCGACGTGCGACTCGCCATCCTGGCCCTGCTCGCCGAGGGCCCGATGCACGGCTACGAGATCATTCAGCAGATCGCCGAACGCAGCCAGCAGCTGTGGCGCCCCAGCCCCGGATCGGTCTACCCGACCTTGCAGATGCTGGTCGATGAAGGTCTGATCACCGGCACCGAGACCGATGGCAAGAAGCGGCTTTTCGAATTGACCGAAGAAGGTCGCGGAGTCGCCGGGACGATCGAGACCCCGCCGTGGGAGCAGATCGCCGACGGCGCCGACCCCGGGCAGCTCAACCTGCGCACCGCGACCGGCCAACTGTTCGGTGCCGTCGCGCAGGCCGGCCAAGCAGCCACGCCAGAGCAGCAGCAGCGCATCGTCGACATCATCAACGGCGCCCGCAAGGAGATCTACGGGATCCTCGGGGAAACCGACTGA
- a CDS encoding HNH endonuclease family protein, translating into MAARRRVLPGALVALVVVAVVGWAWWQQAGWFSQPAGPSPTPPTPPTPSAVPLDPGYDDARRLLEALPVKGWDREKDFKRYRFGERWSDDVDVEFGHNGCNTRDDILRRDLTEVELRRGTCLVQRGVLHDPYSGETIAFARGPETSEAVQVDHLVSLADAWYKGARTWDDSRRRDFANDPRNLLAVSAQANFDKAFRDAAGWLPANAAFECEFVARQIAVKTAYGLWVSSNEKTAMHRVLRHC; encoded by the coding sequence ATGGCCGCACGCAGGCGGGTGCTGCCCGGCGCGTTGGTTGCGCTGGTCGTGGTGGCCGTTGTCGGCTGGGCGTGGTGGCAGCAGGCCGGCTGGTTTTCGCAGCCCGCGGGGCCCTCGCCGACGCCGCCGACGCCGCCGACGCCGAGTGCGGTGCCGCTGGATCCTGGCTATGACGACGCGCGCCGCCTGCTCGAAGCGCTGCCGGTCAAGGGCTGGGATCGCGAAAAGGACTTCAAGCGCTACCGGTTCGGCGAGCGGTGGAGTGACGACGTCGACGTCGAATTCGGCCACAACGGCTGCAATACCCGCGACGACATCCTGCGCCGCGACCTGACTGAGGTCGAACTGCGACGGGGAACCTGCCTGGTGCAGCGTGGCGTCCTGCACGACCCGTACTCCGGGGAGACCATCGCCTTTGCCCGTGGCCCCGAGACGTCCGAGGCCGTGCAGGTCGACCATCTCGTGTCGTTGGCCGACGCCTGGTACAAGGGGGCGCGGACCTGGGACGACAGCCGCCGCCGCGATTTCGCCAACGATCCCCGTAACCTGCTCGCGGTCAGCGCCCAAGCCAACTTCGACAAGGCATTCCGCGACGCCGCCGGCTGGCTGCCGGCGAACGCCGCGTTCGAATGCGAATTCGTAGCCCGTCAGATCGCGGTCAAAACCGCTTACGGACTGTGGGTTTCATCTAACGAGAAGACCGCGATGCATCGGGTCCTTCGTCACTGTTGA
- the glpK gene encoding glycerol kinase GlpK: MADFVASIDQGTTSTRCIIFDHDGAEVGRHQLEHEQILPRAGWVEHDPFELWNHTAAVLVSALNTTKLHATDLAALGIANQRETTVVWNRKTGQPYHNAIVWQDTRTDAIAAALERDGHGEVIRRKAGLPPATYFSGGKLQWILDNVEGVRADAERGEALFGTCDSWVLWNLTGGPRGGVHLTDVTNASRTMLMNLETLDWDDELLALFSIPKAMLPRITASSTRRRHAVTASTGPVRGEVPIAGILGDQQSAMVGQVCLSAGEAKNTYGTGNFLLLNTGEQIVRSNNGLLTTVCYQFGDAKPVYALEGSIAVTGSAVQWLRDQLGIISGATQVESLARQVSDNGGMYFVPAFSGLFAPYWRSDARGAIVGLSRFNTNAHLARATLEAICYQSRDVAEAMEADSGVHLGVLKVDGGITANDLCMQIQADVLGVDVVKPVVPETTALGAAYAAGLGVGFWKGPDDLRANWREDRRWTPNWSDEQRAEGYAGWRKAVQRTLDWVELP; encoded by the coding sequence TTGGCCGATTTCGTCGCGTCGATCGACCAGGGCACCACCAGCACTCGTTGCATCATCTTCGACCATGACGGTGCAGAGGTGGGCCGCCATCAGCTCGAACACGAACAGATCCTGCCGCGAGCCGGCTGGGTGGAACACGATCCGTTCGAATTGTGGAACCACACCGCGGCGGTGCTGGTCTCGGCGCTGAACACCACCAAACTCCACGCGACGGATCTGGCGGCGCTGGGCATCGCCAACCAGCGCGAAACGACGGTGGTGTGGAACCGCAAGACCGGCCAGCCCTACCACAACGCGATCGTCTGGCAGGACACCCGAACCGACGCCATTGCGGCGGCCCTCGAGCGTGACGGCCACGGGGAGGTGATCCGGCGCAAGGCAGGCTTGCCGCCGGCCACCTACTTCTCCGGCGGCAAACTGCAGTGGATTCTCGACAACGTCGAGGGGGTGCGTGCCGATGCCGAACGTGGCGAGGCGCTGTTCGGCACCTGCGACAGCTGGGTGCTGTGGAACCTGACCGGGGGGCCGCGTGGCGGTGTGCACCTGACCGACGTCACCAATGCCAGCCGCACGATGCTGATGAACCTCGAGACCCTGGACTGGGACGACGAACTGCTGGCGTTGTTCTCGATCCCGAAGGCGATGCTGCCGCGCATCACGGCGTCGTCGACGCGGCGCCGGCATGCGGTCACCGCGAGCACCGGACCGGTGCGCGGCGAGGTGCCGATCGCCGGCATCCTGGGTGATCAGCAGAGCGCCATGGTCGGCCAGGTGTGCCTGTCGGCGGGTGAGGCGAAGAACACCTATGGCACGGGAAACTTCTTGCTGCTCAACACCGGTGAGCAGATCGTCCGCTCCAACAACGGATTGTTGACCACGGTCTGCTACCAGTTCGGCGACGCCAAGCCCGTGTACGCGCTGGAAGGCTCGATCGCGGTCACCGGCTCCGCGGTGCAGTGGCTGCGCGACCAACTGGGCATCATCAGCGGCGCCACGCAGGTCGAGAGCCTCGCTCGCCAGGTCTCCGACAACGGTGGGATGTACTTCGTGCCGGCGTTCTCCGGGCTGTTCGCACCGTACTGGCGTTCGGACGCGCGCGGCGCGATCGTGGGGCTGTCCCGATTCAACACCAACGCGCATCTGGCCCGGGCCACCCTGGAGGCGATCTGCTACCAGAGCCGAGACGTGGCCGAAGCGATGGAAGCCGACTCCGGTGTGCACCTTGGTGTTTTGAAGGTCGACGGCGGTATCACCGCCAATGACCTGTGTATGCAGATCCAGGCCGACGTACTCGGGGTCGACGTGGTCAAGCCGGTTGTGCCCGAAACTACCGCCCTGGGCGCTGCGTATGCGGCCGGATTGGGCGTCGGTTTCTGGAAGGGGCCCGACGATCTTCGCGCCAATTGGCGCGAAGACAGGCGTTGGACCCCGAATTGGTCGGATGAGCAGCGCGCCGAAGGCTATGCCGGGTGGCGAAAGGCCGTGCAGCGCACGCTGGACTGGGTCGAGCTGCCCTGA
- the egtE gene encoding ergothioneine biosynthesis PLP-dependent enzyme EgtE: MSLADSWRAARPPVAGLHLDSAACSRQSYEALDAAARHARHEAEVGGYVAAEAAAPVLDAGRAAFAALTGTADADVVFTTGSRNALDLLLSRWPGAQRTLACLPGEYGPNLGVIAAHGFSWRMLPVDDTGRLVLDEAATALAADPPSLVHLTPVGSHRGLVQPLAQLADICRGLGIPLVVDAAQALGQIDCAVGADAVYSSSRKWLAGPRGVGALAVRPALAALSEPGPEAGDVNVAAQVGFCVALGEHLTAGPVAVRAALAGVGARSRRVLAQLPGWRVVEPLDEPSAITTLVPPLGTDPVEVRAWLIAEHGIVTTAAGVERAPLELTMPVLRISPHLDTTEDDVQVLATALADAPRGAMKAVLGER; encoded by the coding sequence ATGAGCCTCGCCGACAGTTGGCGTGCCGCGCGCCCACCGGTCGCCGGGCTGCACCTGGACAGTGCGGCTTGCTCACGGCAGAGCTATGAGGCACTGGATGCGGCAGCCCGCCATGCCCGTCACGAAGCCGAGGTCGGTGGCTACGTCGCCGCCGAGGCGGCCGCGCCGGTACTCGATGCCGGGCGGGCGGCATTCGCGGCACTGACCGGCACGGCCGATGCCGACGTGGTGTTCACCACCGGGTCGCGAAATGCGCTGGATCTGCTGCTGTCCCGATGGCCGGGGGCGCAGCGCACCCTGGCCTGCCTGCCCGGCGAGTACGGCCCGAATCTGGGGGTGATCGCGGCGCACGGGTTCAGCTGGCGGATGCTGCCGGTGGATGACACCGGCCGCCTGGTGCTCGACGAGGCGGCGACCGCACTAGCGGCCGACCCGCCGAGCCTGGTGCACCTGACTCCGGTCGGCAGTCACCGCGGGCTGGTGCAGCCCTTGGCGCAGCTGGCAGATATCTGCCGCGGGCTCGGCATTCCACTAGTTGTCGACGCGGCGCAGGCCCTGGGCCAGATCGACTGCGCCGTGGGCGCAGATGCCGTCTATTCGTCGTCACGCAAGTGGCTTGCCGGGCCGCGCGGTGTCGGGGCACTCGCAGTGCGGCCCGCGTTGGCCGCACTGTCGGAGCCCGGACCGGAGGCTGGTGACGTCAATGTCGCTGCACAGGTGGGGTTCTGTGTTGCGCTGGGGGAACATCTGACGGCCGGGCCGGTGGCGGTGCGGGCTGCGCTGGCCGGCGTGGGCGCCCGCAGCCGACGGGTGCTGGCTCAGCTACCCGGCTGGCGGGTGGTCGAACCGCTCGACGAGCCGAGCGCCATCACCACCTTGGTACCGCCCTTGGGCACTGATCCGGTGGAGGTGCGGGCCTGGCTGATCGCCGAGCACGGGATCGTTACCACCGCAGCCGGAGTCGAACGCGCACCGCTGGAGCTGACCATGCCCGTGCTGCGGATCTCGCCGCACCTCGACACCACCGAGGACGACGTGCAGGTGCTCGCTACGGCGTTGGCCGATGCGCCACGCGGGGCGATGAAGGCCGTTCTCGGCGAACGCTAG
- the egtD gene encoding L-histidine N(alpha)-methyltransferase translates to MTGVTIANHLAADAARTALRADVRHGLAQHPKSLPPKWFYDDVGSELFDQITRLPEYYPTRAEAEILRAHSGEVAALSGADTLVELGSGTSEKTRMLLDALQGAGKLRRFIPFDVDAGVLETAGEAIAGDYPGVRVDGVCGDFEHHLAQIPDGGRRLFVFLGSTIGNLTPGPRAEFLADLSAVMHDGDGLLLGTDLVKDTGRLVRAYDDSAGVTAAFNRNVLAVVNRELDADFDLDEFAHVVRWNSAEQRIEMWLRARRAQHVVVGALDLAVDFAAGEEMLTEVSCKFRPEQVADELAAAGLRRRRWWTDAAGDFGLSLAIK, encoded by the coding sequence ATGACGGGGGTCACCATTGCCAATCACCTGGCCGCGGACGCGGCACGCACCGCGCTGCGGGCCGACGTCCGTCACGGACTGGCGCAGCATCCGAAGTCTTTGCCGCCCAAGTGGTTCTACGACGACGTCGGCAGCGAGCTGTTCGACCAGATCACTCGGCTGCCCGAGTATTACCCGACTCGCGCCGAGGCGGAGATCCTGCGAGCCCATTCGGGCGAGGTGGCGGCGCTGTCGGGTGCGGACACCCTGGTGGAACTGGGCAGTGGCACCTCGGAAAAGACCCGGATGCTGCTCGACGCACTGCAGGGCGCCGGGAAGTTGCGTCGATTCATCCCCTTCGACGTGGACGCCGGGGTGCTGGAAACGGCGGGGGAGGCGATTGCCGGTGACTATCCCGGCGTGCGAGTGGACGGTGTCTGCGGCGACTTCGAGCATCACCTGGCACAGATCCCCGACGGCGGCAGGCGACTGTTCGTGTTTCTGGGTTCGACCATCGGCAACCTGACGCCGGGGCCACGCGCCGAATTCCTGGCCGACCTTTCCGCCGTCATGCACGACGGTGATGGTCTGTTGTTGGGCACCGATCTGGTCAAAGACACCGGCAGGCTGGTGCGTGCCTACGACGATTCGGCCGGGGTGACCGCGGCGTTCAACCGCAACGTGCTTGCGGTGGTGAATCGTGAACTCGATGCCGACTTCGACCTGGACGAGTTCGCCCATGTGGTGCGCTGGAATTCGGCGGAGCAGCGCATCGAGATGTGGCTGCGGGCCCGCCGCGCCCAGCATGTCGTGGTCGGTGCGCTGGATCTGGCTGTCGATTTCGCGGCCGGTGAGGAGATGCTGACCGAGGTGTCCTGCAAATTCCGGCCGGAGCAGGTGGCCGACGAACTGGCCGCCGCGGGTCTTCGCCGCCGACGGTGGTGGACCGACGCGGCAGGCGATTTCGGCCTGTCGCTCGCCATCAAATGA
- the egtC gene encoding ergothioneine biosynthesis protein EgtC, whose translation MCRHLGWLGRPRSLAELMLEPPQGLLVQSYAPRRQQHGLLNADGWGAGFFDAIQGGVPRRWRSAAPLWSDGSFASIAPVLASHCVVAAVRSATVGMPIEASATAPFTDGSWLLSHNGVVNREVLTATDRAESVCDSAVLAATIFARGVESLGEVIAEVGAADPQARLNIVAANGSRMLATTWGDTLSMLHSADGVVLASEPYDDDPRWVDIPDCHLVDARDGEVRVTALGVTR comes from the coding sequence ATGTGCCGGCACCTGGGCTGGCTGGGCCGGCCGCGGTCATTGGCCGAGCTGATGCTGGAACCGCCGCAGGGGCTGCTGGTGCAGTCCTATGCTCCGCGCCGGCAGCAGCACGGGTTGCTCAACGCCGACGGTTGGGGCGCAGGCTTTTTCGATGCCATCCAGGGCGGGGTGCCTCGTCGGTGGCGCAGCGCGGCACCGCTGTGGAGTGACGGGTCGTTCGCCTCGATCGCCCCGGTGTTGGCCAGCCACTGCGTGGTGGCTGCGGTGCGTTCGGCGACCGTCGGGATGCCCATCGAGGCCAGCGCCACCGCGCCGTTCACCGACGGAAGTTGGCTGCTCTCGCATAACGGCGTGGTGAACCGCGAGGTCCTGACCGCCACCGATCGTGCTGAATCGGTGTGTGACAGCGCCGTATTGGCCGCGACAATCTTTGCCCGCGGGGTGGAATCGCTGGGCGAGGTGATCGCCGAGGTCGGTGCGGCCGATCCGCAAGCGCGACTGAACATAGTGGCCGCCAACGGTTCCCGGATGTTGGCGACGACCTGGGGAGATACCTTGTCGATGTTGCACAGTGCCGATGGTGTGGTGTTGGCCAGCGAGCCTTACGACGACGACCCGCGCTGGGTGGATATCCCGGATTGTCACCTGGTGGACGCGCGCGACGGAGAGGTCCGTGTCACCGCCTTGGGCGTGACCCGATGA